One genomic segment of Vibrio mimicus includes these proteins:
- a CDS encoding inosine/guanosine kinase, whose translation MKFPGQRKSKHYFPTHARDPLVNQIQQTPKLHRPTIVGVGQTIVDIEARVDDDFLARYDLSKGHSLVLEESKADELYEELVERGLITHQYPGDTIGNTLHNYSVLADSKSVLLGVMSKNIEVGSYAYRYLCRTSSRMNLNHLQTVDGPIGRCYTLISEDGERTFAINEGHMNKLRPDSIPEEVFEKASALVVSSYLMRGKPEDPMPQAVQRAIEIAKAHGIPVVLTLGTKYVIEGNAEWWQNYMKEHITVVAMNEEEGAALTGERDPLLAADKALEWVDLVLCTAGPVGLYMAGYIDESAKRETELPLLPGNIPEFNKYEFSRAMRKEDCQTPLKVYSHIGPYLGGPLEIKNTNGAGDGALSALLHDMAANAYHQRNVPNSAKHDQPYLTYSSLSQVCKYANRVSYEVLTQHSPRLSRSLPEREDSLEEAYWDR comes from the coding sequence ATGAAGTTTCCCGGCCAGCGCAAATCTAAGCACTATTTCCCAACTCACGCCCGAGATCCACTCGTAAACCAAATTCAGCAAACACCGAAGCTCCACCGCCCAACCATTGTGGGTGTGGGTCAGACCATTGTGGATATTGAAGCTCGTGTCGATGACGACTTCCTTGCTCGATATGATCTCAGCAAAGGCCACTCGCTGGTACTGGAAGAGAGTAAAGCGGACGAACTCTACGAAGAATTGGTTGAACGTGGTTTGATCACTCATCAATATCCGGGAGATACCATTGGCAATACATTGCACAACTATTCCGTTTTGGCGGACAGCAAATCGGTTTTGCTCGGTGTAATGTCAAAGAATATCGAAGTCGGCTCATACGCTTATCGTTACCTGTGCCGAACCTCTTCACGCATGAACCTCAACCATCTGCAAACCGTGGATGGCCCAATTGGTCGCTGCTATACCCTGATTTCAGAAGATGGTGAACGCACGTTTGCGATCAATGAAGGTCACATGAACAAACTGCGCCCAGATAGCATCCCAGAAGAAGTGTTTGAAAAAGCTTCAGCTCTGGTGGTTTCATCTTATTTGATGCGTGGTAAGCCAGAAGACCCTATGCCACAAGCGGTACAACGCGCCATTGAAATTGCAAAGGCACACGGTATTCCCGTGGTGCTGACTCTAGGCACAAAATATGTGATCGAAGGGAATGCCGAGTGGTGGCAAAACTACATGAAAGAGCATATTACCGTTGTTGCGATGAATGAAGAAGAAGGCGCTGCGCTGACGGGTGAACGAGATCCACTGCTTGCCGCTGATAAAGCTCTGGAATGGGTTGACTTAGTTCTATGCACCGCTGGCCCAGTGGGTTTGTACATGGCAGGTTATATTGACGAATCAGCAAAGCGCGAAACAGAGCTACCATTGCTACCGGGTAATATTCCTGAGTTTAATAAGTACGAATTCAGCCGCGCAATGCGTAAAGAAGATTGCCAAACCCCGCTGAAAGTTTACTCTCATATTGGCCCATACTTAGGCGGCCCGCTGGAGATTAAGAACACTAATGGTGCTGGCGATGGCGCACTTTCTGCGTTACTGCACGACATGGCGGCAAACGCGTATCACCAACGTAATGTGCCGAATTCTGCCAAGCATGACCAGCCATATTTGACCTATTCCTCGCTCTCTCAAGTGTGCAAATACGCAAACCGCGTCAGCTATGAAGTTCTGACTCAGCATTCTCCACGTCTATCACGGTCGCTACCTGAACGCGAAGATAGTTTGGAAGAAGCGTACTGGGATCGTTAA
- a CDS encoding LTA synthase family protein → MNKLKRFFGPLYPIVCALLALLAIFTLSRLGLAIWHFDRVTDAEGWVRIFASGLRVDFASICYLFILPALLTSLISGEHWLGRIWNWILRLWITAGLWIVVYMEVATPPFIIEYDLRPNRLFVEYLIYPKEVFGMLWSGYKLELFIGLVVSVLTVVLGWRWSKTLVSNLRYPKWYWRPVIAVLVVAIGVLGARSSLGHRPMNPAMVSFSSDPLMNDLALNSAYSVIFAAKQMGSEANAFEFYPKMDKQLVIDQVRASMTVAPEDFISDDKPSLANHVATYQGAPKNIVILLMESHGARYVKSLGGIDVSPNMDKLINEGWAFTRMYATGTRSVRGIEAVTTGFSPTPARSVVKLGKSQNNFFSIAGLLKTQQYHTQFIYGGESHFDNMKSFFLGNGFVDMQDLPTFSNPKFVGSWGASDEDLFNKADEQFTQMAKEGKPFFSLVFTSSNHSPFEYPDGVITQYNEPKQTVENAVKYADYALGQFVEKAKKSPYWDNTVFVVVADHDARTQGTNPIPVEYFHIPAVIFGGGIEARKDDRLLSQLDLAPTLLSLAGISSQNPMIGFDLTQDVPVEKQRAMMQRDKNFGWLTPDNQVVVLQPGQDITTYQYDSVTHKMTPLQLDKSIVTRAHANAMWGSLAFKENYYTAQKSYEVEK, encoded by the coding sequence TTGAATAAACTAAAACGATTCTTTGGCCCTCTTTATCCTATTGTTTGCGCTCTGCTTGCTTTGTTAGCCATTTTTACGCTATCTCGTTTAGGGTTAGCGATTTGGCATTTTGACCGCGTGACGGATGCAGAAGGTTGGGTACGCATTTTCGCCAGTGGTTTACGGGTGGACTTTGCGTCAATCTGCTATTTGTTCATTTTACCTGCACTTTTGACTAGCTTAATTTCTGGTGAGCATTGGTTAGGCCGCATTTGGAATTGGATTCTGCGACTCTGGATCACCGCAGGCTTGTGGATCGTTGTGTACATGGAAGTGGCTACTCCTCCTTTTATTATTGAGTACGATCTGCGACCTAACCGTTTGTTTGTGGAATACCTCATCTATCCGAAAGAAGTCTTTGGTATGTTGTGGTCTGGCTATAAATTGGAGCTATTTATCGGCCTAGTCGTGAGTGTACTGACGGTTGTGCTCGGTTGGCGATGGAGTAAAACACTCGTTTCCAACTTGCGTTACCCTAAGTGGTATTGGCGTCCAGTGATTGCTGTACTTGTCGTGGCAATTGGTGTTTTAGGCGCTCGTTCTTCTTTAGGGCATCGTCCTATGAACCCTGCAATGGTCTCTTTCTCTAGCGATCCTTTGATGAACGATCTTGCGCTCAACTCCGCGTATTCAGTGATTTTCGCAGCCAAGCAAATGGGCTCAGAGGCCAACGCGTTTGAATTTTATCCGAAAATGGATAAACAACTCGTGATCGATCAAGTTCGTGCTTCGATGACTGTCGCTCCAGAAGATTTTATTAGTGATGACAAACCGTCTTTGGCCAATCATGTCGCGACTTACCAAGGTGCACCTAAAAACATCGTCATTTTGTTGATGGAAAGCCACGGGGCGCGTTATGTGAAAAGCCTCGGAGGTATTGATGTTTCTCCAAACATGGACAAGTTGATTAACGAAGGCTGGGCATTTACTCGTATGTACGCCACGGGTACTCGCTCTGTGCGTGGTATTGAAGCGGTAACCACAGGATTCTCACCAACGCCTGCTCGCTCTGTAGTGAAGCTAGGTAAAAGCCAGAATAACTTCTTCTCAATTGCAGGTTTGCTGAAAACTCAGCAGTACCACACGCAATTCATTTATGGTGGCGAGAGCCATTTTGACAATATGAAGAGTTTCTTCCTCGGCAATGGCTTTGTGGATATGCAAGACCTGCCTACTTTCTCAAATCCGAAGTTTGTCGGTTCATGGGGAGCGTCTGATGAAGATCTGTTCAATAAAGCAGATGAGCAGTTCACGCAAATGGCAAAAGAAGGTAAACCTTTCTTTAGTTTGGTGTTTACCTCGTCTAACCATAGCCCATTTGAATACCCAGATGGTGTGATTACTCAATACAATGAACCGAAACAGACGGTAGAAAATGCAGTGAAATACGCTGACTACGCGTTGGGGCAATTTGTTGAAAAGGCTAAGAAATCCCCTTATTGGGATAATACTGTGTTTGTTGTCGTTGCAGACCATGATGCGCGAACACAAGGTACCAATCCAATCCCTGTGGAATATTTCCATATTCCAGCGGTTATTTTTGGTGGTGGCATTGAGGCACGCAAAGATGATCGCTTACTCAGCCAGTTGGATTTAGCTCCAACGCTACTCTCCTTAGCCGGTATTAGTAGTCAAAACCCGATGATTGGCTTTGATTTAACCCAAGATGTTCCGGTTGAAAAGCAACGTGCGATGATGCAACGTGACAAAAACTTTGGTTGGTTAACACCAGATAACCAAGTTGTCGTATTGCAACCAGGACAAGATATCACGACCTATCAATATGATTCAGTGACACATAAAATGACACCGCTTCAGCTTGATAAATCAATCGTGACTCGCGCGCATGCTAATGCGATGTGGGGTAGTCTGGCATTCAAAGAGAATTACTACACTGCACAAAAAAGTTATGAAGTGGAAAAATAA